The Ochotona princeps isolate mOchPri1 chromosome 17, mOchPri1.hap1, whole genome shotgun sequence genome segment CCCTGAGTTAATTTACGGCCCACACCACTGCTCCGTGGAGGAGCTGGTTCTTCCCAGCACCCTGGAGTGTGGAGGTTGTGCTTGCTGCTAAGTCCTCCAAATCCCCCTCCTCAGCGTGGCTGCCCCTAAGGCAAAGGGCATAGGGGAGAGGACCTTGGTAGATTAATTTTTAACTCTTCCCACCTCCATGCACAGCGGGATTCTCTCCCCTGCTGGAGGAACACAGACCGAGTAGGGGCTGGTGAGGGGGCGCTGATCCCAGTCAACAGCCATGGGGGTCGTGTTGCCACCTCCTGATGTCCGGCGCTGGTCCCGCTGTGCCATCCCTCTCGCGGCCTTTGCACTGCTGTTGCTTTGCTTTGGTGCTCGGATATCCAGTGAGTGGCTTCTTTACTCACCTGCTGGCggtgggtgggtaggtgggtgggcGGCGGCGGGGTGGAGGGGGCGCCCAGGGCACAAGCCCTTGGGATCCAAGTCCCCATCTCCAACCCTCACCAACGGATGGCTTCCtctctcccaggctgcaggcttgAGGTCCCTTTCAACATTCCGAAGGgaccgctgccttcccaggtatgctGGGGACtaaggcaggggctgggagcgCCAGGTAAGGTCCTCAAAcagggagcaggggtgggaatggagccaggctgaagagcCTTCTCTCTGACCCACCCACTTCCAGTCGGAAGCTAGCAGCGCACGAGCGCCCCGCGGGTCCCAGTGTCAAACAAGCAGGCCTCCGCCCCCTGCCCCCTTGCCCTCCTGTCCATCTCCCAGATCCCGCGAGAGTCAGGACCCCAGGTGGCATCCTCCGTGTCTGGACCCTGAGGGGATGCTGGGGCGCATGATGCGACCGTTCCGTGCCAGTCTGAACGTCGAAGGGGACGTGGTCTTGTCGCAGTACTTGGCTGGCTGGAGGGCACTGCTCAGGTGAGCGGTCTCCAGCCCTCCAGCCAGCTCCGCCTCAGCCCTCTCAGAAGGCTCCCTCGCTTCCGCCCTCCCCCTGTGCCTCCACACGCAGGCTCCTAACTCCCCTCGGCTCCGTCTTCACCTTCGCCACGAGCGAAGCCATCAGCAAGGTGACAGCCCTGGAAGCTCAGGTACACGGCCCGGACGCCGCGCACTACACGTCGCTGGGGGCCATGGTGGCTTGGGAGCAGCAGGCGGGAGTGCTGCAGCGGCGGGGAACAGCACCCCGAGACTCATCCGGGGCCTCAGGCTTGCAAACACTGCTCCTGCCGCACCGCGCACTGCGCTGTCCCAGCTCTGTCTCCACCGCGCGGCCACCGGCACGCGGGGAGGCCGGACGTCGGCGCGCAGTGAGGTGATGCCTATGGCGCAGCCCTGGCCCCTCACCACCCTTGGCTCATCCGTCAGGCCGCCCGCCTCGCGTTCCTCGCCCTCCCAGGTCGTGGCCGTTTGCTCGAGCTGGCCTGTCCCGGGGCTGGAGAGGCAGAGGCGCGGGCCGCGCTGGTCCGAGCCGCCAGGACCCTGGAGGACGTCTACAGCCGCACCCAGGGCCTGCTGGCCGAGCGCGGTCTGCTGCTGTTGGCCTGAAGACCTCTGAAACCGAGTCTGGCGGGGGAACCGAGCGCCCTCGGGCGGGTTCTATGCGTCCCAGGGCAGCGGCCGCTGCACCTGCCCAGACGCCCGCCCCTTCCGTGCTGGTCCGGGCTCCCAGTGGGCGTGATTCTCGGCCCCACAGTCTCAGGAAGGTCGGGGGAGCAGTGAGGAATAAAAAGGATTAACTGGCAGCCACCGACTTAAGGTGTTTTGTCTGATGGCTGCGGGCGTTCACGGAAACTTAAGAGGAAACGTGGACAAATAAGTATTCCCTTTCCCGGTAGCCAGTAGACTCGCGCCCAGCCTATCCCAGCCGTTCCTCTGCCATGGAGTTGTTGACCGACTCCATGCCaagtccccaggcctgccctccCGCCCTCCACgtggtcctggcagctctgccccagcccagcgTCTCCTCCTCCGGGAGTGACCGGCACCCTCTGCCCTGCTGCACACCCTTACCCACCCCGCGTCCTGCCGCGCAGCAGACGCGCCCTCGCTGGACCACTTCCTCTGCCACTCCCACAATGGTGCGCAGCACAGCGCTTGGGCGCCTCCTCCGCGAACTCCCAAAAGCCAGCTCCGGTCCTTTCTTCCACATGATAGCACCCTTCAGCGGCCCATACGGATTTCCACCTGAATGTCCACTGAATGTCCACACAGCCAATGCAGCAGGTCCAAAGCTGAGGTTGTAAGGAGAAAACAAAGCGCCTGTGCTCCGATAGTTCCTCCACAGACTCCACCAGCGCAGGGAAGgacagcttcacttcccaggCACTCAGGCCGCGACTTTGTTACCTGGATCTTCCTTGGGCTCCTCCGTGGTCACACCAGTGTTCAGCCTATCTATTCCGCTGCTACCAGCCTTGCCACAgccaactttttcttttcttttctttttttttttttaaatatctatttgtttgaaaggcagagttacagaaagggggcaggaacagagagagagcttccaatcatttcttcactccacaaatagtggcaatggctgcagctggcctggtccaagccaggagcttcccacacaggtgcagggatcaaagacttgggccttcctccactgcttccccaagcacattagcagggagctgagctggaagtggagcagcctagactagAATGATGCCCGTATGGTACAAGGCCAATCCCAGAGCCAACCTTTTCCATTACCTAGATTTTACAGCCTCCTCGTTGTCTCTCTGTCCATTCTGTCCTTGTCTGTATTGTCAGTAATTCTTTAGCACAGGCTAAGGAGCCTGAATCCTGTTTCCCTGGGTTTGATACCCAATTCCTCTCTGTTGTCGGGCTTCTTCCTCATGTAGACCCTGAAGGCAGGAATGGCAACCCAAGGGGCTGAGCTCCTACCACCCAGTATAACAggtctgaactgagttcctggctcctggttttggtctgacaTAAACAAGGTTGTTGGgagcatttaaggagtgagcaaataaatgatttctctctgtttctcaagttaataaagtgattttttttttaaagattttattgttattggaaagccggatatacagagaggaggagagacagagaggaagatcttccatccgatgtttcactccccaagtggccgcaactggccggtacgcgccgatccgatgcagggaaccaggaacctcttctaggtctcccacgcgggtgcagggtcccaaagctttgggccgtcctcgactgctttcccaggccacaagccgggagctggatgggaagtggagctgccaggattagaaccagcgcccatatgggatcccggggcgcgttcaaggagaggactttagccgctaggccacgccgccgggcccaataaagtgatttttttaaatgctaaagcaaaataaaatgattttggatatgacgtggtagcctagttgattaagtcctctccttgtacagtccaggatcccataatgctgcaattcatgtcccagcaggcctgcttcccatgcagctctctacCTGTAGCCTAGGACAGTACCAGACAATGGCCCAAACttttgagaccctacacccatgtgagagccctggaaaaagcacctggctcctggctttggatcagctccgctctgggcattgtgaccacttagggagtgaatcagcagatgaaatatcttcctctgtgtctctgctcctctctgtacatctgactgtccaatataaataaataaattttaaaaaagaagaaagtgattctttaaaatatacatcACAGGACAGAAGTCCGGTGTAGCGGTTAAGATACCACTTTTGCAGGGTGGTGTTGTAGTGTAGTGgataaagttgccacctgcaacaccagggcatcaattcatatcctagctgccccacttctgatccagctccctgtaatgcacctgggaaaacagcagaagatgtttTAAAAGGACTGAAATGTGTGTCCACCTACCTTCCTCCGTGCATGACCCTCCATGCCCTAGTCAGAAGCCAACATGGGCATGGATccgtctcaactatgtaaactatgttaaaataaaattaaaaaataaaaggtgactcaagtgcttggggcctgcTGCACATGTGGGGGAACTTGAAGAAACttgtggcttcagtctggctcagcccgggctgttgtggccatctggtgggCAAGCCACAAGACGgtacatctctccttctctcttactctgcttttcaaacaaaacaatacatcttttttatatctgtttatttttattggaaaggcagatatacagagaggaggagagacagagaggaagatcttacatctgatgattcactccccaagtgaccacaatggctggtgctacaccgatccgaagccaggagccaggagccccctccaggtctcccatgtgggtgtaggacccaaggccccaggctgccctcaattgccttcccaggtcacaggcagggagctggatggaaagcagggtcactgggacaagaaccagagcccatatgggatcctggcgcattcaaggcaaggactttagccactatgctattatgATGGGCCtgaaatcaatacatctttacaaatattaaaactttttcaggcccagcacggtagcctagtggctaaagtgcttgctttgcatgcccagaatcccatataggaacCAGTTCacgcccaggctgctccactttccttccagctccctgcctgtggcctgggaaagaagtagaggacggcccaaacccttgggaccctgcatccgtgtgggagacctggaagaggctcctggttcctggcatcagattgattcagctctagcctttatggctgcttagagagtgaatcatcagatggaagatcttcctctctctcctcctcctctctgtatagctgcctttccaataaaaataaataaatcttaaaaaaaaagagagagagagagagagtgagatcctccctccactggttcactactcacatgaccacaatggccaggttggggcagtggaagccaggagtcaagagcttctttcagatcttcacATAGGCACAGGGCcacacaggcacattagcagggagctggaagggaagtggaagagctggatgggaagtggaggagctggggcctGAACCGCCGCCTATGTGTGATGCTGGTACTGAAGGCAGAAGTTtagtttgctgtgccaccacattgCCCCTAGCATAGAGCTATGGAAAGCGTCACTGTTACTGCCATTTATCAAGCTAGTTCTCACTGGCCAGCAGGCAGGCTTCTGTCTCCGAACCTTTGCAACTTGCTGGTCCCTCTGtccaggatgattttttttttaagatttttttatttttatttttattaccaagtcagatatacagagaggaggagagacagagaggaagatctttttctccaagTGGAGAAGTAGTTCCATCTTTAGGAAATGAGAAGCAgcggccagtgttgtggtgtttCAGGCTAAGCTCCTGTCTGTAACACCGACATCTCATGCAATGCTGGTGTAAATTCAATTCAGTgtggctccctgctaaggtgcctggaaaacagcagaaggtgctCCAAGTGCTTGAGATCCCGCAGcacatgggagagccggaagaagctcctggcttacacCCGGCCCAGGCAAGGCTTTCGAGCCATCTGTGGAGTCAACCAGCCGATTAAGGGTCTCTTtggtttctggggaaaaaaagaaagagagaaagagagagagagaaagagggaaagaaagagacaaagaaagaaaaagagaaaaaaagaaaagagagaaagaaattaaaactctctccctctttctctctcctcccctctctgcctttcaaattaattaatcttaaaaaacagcTTGAGTAGACATTGTTTCAGAGAAGATATTTAAATAGCAAATCAGCACCTGGAAATACGCTCCAGATGTAAATCAAAACCCCAAGATAAGGTCTAACACCCATCAGACTGGCTatatttaacacacacacacacacactgagtatTGGTGAGGATATGGAGGCACTCCATATCCTCCAGCGTGGCTGTCAGGAACGCAAGAAACTGCATCAGATTTACACTGTTGTTTCCAACAGCAACGCCGCCCAGACACACCAGCACAGCCTGAGCCACAGGGCTCCTGGGTCTCCGTCGCTTGCCACACTGCCCCCAAACGCTCAACTGTCGCAAAAGATCCGTCGCTTACGCTCTGCGTTTCCCTTCTGCCGTCAACCGCGGCGTGGCTCCTCCCCTCGCAGGGCTCAGCGCGACGGAAGACCGTGACAGAGCGCTTTACGACAAGTTGCTTTGTGGCAGCACCGGGGGAGGAAGATGGCGGCCGCCGTGTTAGGTGCTCGCGGAGCGGGCCCGGCTCCGGCCTGGGGGCCTGAGGCCCTCACCCCGGACTGGGAGAACCGGGAAGTCTCCACCGGGGTGAGGAAGGGGTCGGGGTTCAGGCGGTGTGCCTGCGCGGGGGCAGGGAGGGTACCGCCCGGTCGGGTTTGGAGGGCCGAGGCAGGCGGAGGGGACCGTGTGGTGCTCGGG includes the following:
- the GLTPD2 gene encoding LOW QUALITY PROTEIN: glycolipid transfer protein domain-containing protein 2 (The sequence of the model RefSeq protein was modified relative to this genomic sequence to represent the inferred CDS: inserted 2 bases in 2 codons; substituted 1 base at 1 genomic stop codon), translated to MGVVLPPPDVRRWSRCAIPLAAFALLLLCFGARISSMLGTKAGAGSARSRESQDPRWHPPCLDPEGMLGRMMRPFRASLNVEGDVVLSQYLAGWRALLRLLTPLGSVFTFATSEAISKVTALEAQVHGPDAAHYTSLGAMVAWEQQAGVLQRRGTAPRDSSGASGLQTLLLPHRALRXSQLCLHRAATGTXGRPDVGAQXGDAYGAALAPHHPWLIRQAARLAFLALPGRGRLLELACPGAGEAEARAALVRAARTLEDVYSRTQGLLAERGLLLLA